From the Halobacterium zhouii genome, the window AGGCGCGCGAACACGAACAGCGCGTCCGAGAGGCGGTTCAGGTACGCGACCGCCTGCTCGTTGACGCCGTCCTCGTCGTGGAGCAACGCGACCGCGCGGCGCTCTGCGCGCCGGCACACCGTCCGGGCGTGGTGGAGCGCTGCGCCCGCGTCGCTACCGCCCGGGAGGATGAACGACTCGAGGGGGTCGAGTTCCGCCTCGCAGTCGTCGATCCACTCCTCGAGTTCCTCGACGTGGTCCTCGCCGACGACCGGGTCGTCCTCGTCGGGGTCCGGGTTGGCGAAGTCCGCCTGCACGACGTGGAGGTGGTTCTGGCACGCCGCGAGGTAGTCGTCGACGTCGTCGTGGCCCGAGGGGCGAACCGACCCGAGCAGGGCGTTCAGTTCGTCGACGGTGCCGTAGGCCTCGATGCGCGGACTCGTCTTCGAGACGCGGTCCATGTTCCGGAGGTCCGTCTCGCCGCTGTCGCCGCGCCGCGTGTAGATCTTCATGCGAGTGTTCGCTCCACGTAGTCGAGGATGTTCTCGCTCTCGGCCATCGTGACCCCGTGGTCGTCGTCCACGAGCACGGGCACGCCGCGCTGCCCGCTCACGCGCTTGACCTCGTTGCGCTGGGAGTGCAGCGCGTCCACCCACTGGGTCTCGTACGAGACACCGTGGTCGTCCAGCGCTTCCTCGACAGTCTCGCAGTACGGACAGCCGTCGAGCGCGTACAGCGTCAGTCCCATACCGGATGGTGGTTCGGTGACTACTAAGGAATTGCCCCACTCCGGCTCGGTCTGCTCTCGGGGACGGCGACTCTCCGCCTCGGCGATAGATTCAACACGGTGTCGGGTGACGCGCTAGCGATGACAGAGAGTCCGTTCGACGTCCGACTGCAGGTCGGAGAAGTGCTCGACGCGGAACCGTTCGAGGCGGCCCGGAAACCCGAGATGGCGAAACTGACAGTCGACGTGGGCGACCGAACACTCCAGTCCGCCGCACAGACCGGCTACAACTACGACCCGAGCGACCTCGTCGGCCGGCAGGTGCTGTGCGCGACGAACCTCGGGACGGTGAACATCGCGGGCTACGAATCCCAGGCGCTGACCGTCGGCGTTCCGGACGAGGACGGCCACCCGGTACTCGTCGGTCCGGACGACGACGTTCCGCTCGGGGGCGAACTCTACTGAGGGTCCTCGGGGGCGTCGCGGCGCACGCCCGGGTTGGCCTCGTCGACCGTGCTCTTGGAGAGAAAGTCCAGTCGCGGGGTCGCAGTCGGTGGCACGACCTCGTGGCGGTGGAGGAGCGAACGCACGCCAGGGACGCCCCCGAAGTCGCCGCGGAACCAGAAGAACAGCCGCGACACGCTCGCCACGTCCCGCTCCGAGTCGTAGTCGACGACAGCGTCAAGGTACTCTCCCGTCACCTCGGACAGCTCCTCGTCGACGTTTGCCGCCGTGAACGCCTCAGCGGAATCGGGGTCGTGCTCGAAACGCCGGAGCGCGATGTGAGCGCGGGGGTCGGGCTCCTGGAGTTCGTGGCGTCGCTCGAACTGACGGACGAACGGGTTCGGAACGTAGCCGAGACCGTACTTCCACTTGCCACCGCGAAGGATGCCGTGCTGGATGTCGTCGAGTCCAATCGACGTTCCGGCGACGCCGAACGGCCGCGACGAACGGCCGACGTCGACAAGTTGTCTGCGTGCCGTGAACGCCTGGTGAAGGTTCAGCCAGAACGCGAGTGCGGCGTCGCTGTCTGACCGAAGCCGGTCGAGCACCGCCTCGTCGAGCGCGCCGAGTGAACTGAGGAGATCACCGACTGGTCGCTCATTGTGACTGGCGTAGAGCAGGCGGCCCGAGGCGGCGGCGAGATCGTAGGGGGACGTGGTGTCTGCGTTCGGAGCGAACATTCAGTTTCGCCACTCCTGCCAGTTGGACACTGTACGGTGCGCCATACGTCGAATTCGGCGCGTGAAAGTATACCCCTACCGGCGGGATAGCTCTCGGTCGCAGTCCAGAAGATGACCGCAGAAAATTTTGTATCCCATCATGGGCTTTATCGTACACCCCCCGGGGTTGTCCACCCCGAAACCAGTACGTTGAATTAGATTCGTTACGCAGTTCGGTGTATGGCCAGCGAACTCGACCACGACTGCCCGAGCTGTGGTGAAACGCGTTCGTTCTACCGGAGTGCAGCGACAAACCTCCACCTCGGTCTGAAGACGAAGTGGAACTGCCCGGACTGTGGGTTCGGATTCGTCCGCATCAACGGCGAGATCGACTCGACGACCGCGTAGCTGCCGACGCCGAACCCGATACAGTCTGCGACCAGCACCTGATTGCGACAACCGGAGTCGCCAGTGACGAGACACGTCGGCAGCACTGGTTCGTTTGCAACCAGTAGCTCAGTTCGTTTTCCACCACCATCTTCGACCCGCCAACCCAAGGGGTTCCGGCTCGAAGAACCACCTCTAAAATCGACTCGGCCAGGAGGACCCCACCCGCCCATGTTTGAGGATGTTTAGCTCGCCCTCGTTGTTCGAACGTGGGGGAGCGAAGACTATGCCAGACTCCGGAAGGCAAAGAGTGGTCGATTCATTCTATGCCGTGAGTCGACACGACCGAACAACGATTCCGAGTGAGTCACCAGACGCACCATCACCGACCGCGGCTACCGAATTCTGTGCTCCGGGTGCGACGCCACTCGTCGACCCGCGTCGTTCCAAAATCGTAGTCTCAGCCACCGACCGTACACACAACGCCCGTTTCGAAGAGAGTATATAAACCACATACTGAGATAGCAAATGGGCCAGTCTGGGAGGATTTCGGCCATGATGGCGACGCGGGCGCTATCAGCCGTAGGCCAACAGAAGTGGAGCACCGTCGCTCTCCGTACGACATTCCATCGAACCCAGTTCGAAGCGACCGAACCGTGGAAAGCAAACAGACGATTCAGCCGTGGGAAGAAAACAGGCGATTCAGCCGTGAGAGAGCGGGGTGAACCCGTCGACCGGGATCACCGAATAGTCCACCGTGAGCGTGTCCTTGGTCGCCCGAACGCGGCCGACGAACTCCGAAATCGACTCGAGTGACCCCTCGAGGATGAACAGTTCCATGCAGTAGTGGTCACCGACGTGGTTGTGGACGTTCGACGTGACGAGCCCCTCGTACTCGTGACGGAGCCCCATCATGCGTTCCTCGACGGTCGAGGTCTCGTAGCTGAACAGAACGGTGACGACGCCGATGAGTTTGCGGTCTTCCAGTTGTCGGTCCTCGAACTCGCCGAGGAGGTTGCGGGCGGCCTCGCGGACGACTTCGCTGCGACCCGTGTAGCCGTGGTCGTCCGCGAAGTCGTCGATGCGTTCGAGGAGTTCCTCCGGCATCGAGACGCTGACGACGGTCATGTGTTAACTGAACGCGCACCGAGTAATAAGGATTTGTTAGTTTTCGCGCGGCGGGGGCGACACTACTCCAGGTCGTGCCAGGAGAGACGCGGGTCGCGCGCCGCACTGGTCTGGTCGATTCGCTTCGCGGTCGTGCGCTCGGGAGCGGCCGCGAGCGCGTCGTCGTCGTCGCTCGCGACGGCGTTGAACGCGTCCGCGAGGTCCTCGAGCGTGGCCTTGCTCTCGACCTCCGTGGGTTCGGTCATCAGCGCCTCGTCGACGAGCTCCGGCCACTTCGTCGTCGGCGGGTGGACGCCGTAATCGAGCATCCGCTTGGCGACGTCGGCGGCGTCCTGGTCGCCCGCGCTGGCGACGAACTCGTGGTGGAACGGCTCGAGGGGCACGTCGTAGTCCACCAGTTCCGCTAGGTAGTTCGCGTTCAACACGGCCTTCGCGGAGGCGTCCTCGAGGCCCTCGTCACCGAGGCGGTCGATGTACGCGAACGCCTTCACGAGCACGAGCCAGTTGCCCTCGAAGCCGTGGACGCGCCCGATGGACTGGGTGGGTTCGTGCAGTTCGAACCGCTCCGTGCTCCCGTCGCCGCTCTGACGGACGTGCGGGCTCGGCAGGAACGCCGCGAGTTCGTCCGTGACGCCGACCGGGCCGGCGCCCGGACCGCCGCCGCCGTGAGGCGTGGCGAACGTCTTGTGGACGTTGAAGTGCATGACGTCGAAGCCCATGTCGCCGGGGCGAGCACGCCCGAGCAGCGCGTTCAGGTTCGCGCCGTCGTAGTAGAGCAGGCCGCCGGCGTCGTGGACCATCTCCGCGATCCGTTCGATGTCGCGCTCGAACAGGCCGAGCGTGTTCGGGTTCGTGAGCATCAGCGCCGCCGTGTTCTCACCGAGCGCTGCTTCGAGGGCGTCGATGTCGACGCGACCGTCCTCGCCGGAGGGGAGTTCGACAACGTCGTAACCCCCGAGCGCGGCGGACGCGAAGTTCGTGCCGTGGGCGGAGTCCGGGATGAGGACCTCGTCGCGGTGGCCTTCGCCGTTGGCCTCGTGGTAGGCGTCGGCGATGCGGATGCCCGCGAACTCGCCAGCGGCGCCCGCAGGCGGCTGGAGCGTCACGGCGTCCATGCCTCCGATGCGCCCGAGGTACTCCTGGAGGTCGTACAACAGTTCGAGGGTTCCTTGTGTAGACTCCGCCGAGCGGTCTGGGTGGACCGCTGCCGAGTCGAGCGCGGCGACGTCCTCCGTGAACTTGGGGTTGTACTTCATCGTACAACTGCCGAGCGGGTACGGCCCGGAGTCGACGCCGTAGTTCTGCTGGCTGAGTCGGACGTAGTGGCGCGCGAGTTCGGGTTCCGAGAGACTCGGCACGCTGAGTTCGTCCCGCGTCAGGGCGTCGGGGAGCGAGGAATCGACCTCGACTGCGTCGCCGTCCTTCTCGGAGAGCAGCGGTTCGTACTGGTCGTCCTCGGCGGTCTCGTAGCGAGCCTGGTCGTAGAACTGCATCAGTGAGCCACCTCCTGGAGCGCGCCGACGAGTGCGTCTGTCGCGTGAACGTTCGCGTCGGTCACGCAGACCTGGAGTTCGTGTTCGCCGACCGCGTGCACCGCGAAGCCCTCCGCTTCGAGGTCGTCGGCGATGGCTGCCGCTGGCTGGTCGGTGTGGGCGACGAACTCCCGGAAGTGGTGGCGGTCGTAGACAGGCGCCTGGACACCAGACACGTCGTCGAGTTCGCTCGCGAGGTTCCGGGGGAGTTCGACCATCTGCTCGGCCAGGTCGACGAGACCCTCCGCGCCGAGGTACGCGGCGTGGATGGCGGTGCGGAGCGCAACCCACGCCTGATTCGTACAGATGTTCGATGTCGCGCGCTCGCGGCGGATGTGCTGTTCGCGCGTCTGGAGCGTGAGCGTGTACGCCCGGTTGCCGTCGCTGTCCTCGCTCGCGCCGACGAGTCGCCCGGGCACCTGTCGGAGAAACTCCTCGCGGCACGCGAACACGCCGAGACCCATGCCGTACGCGGTTCCGAGACCGAGGACGCTCGCGTCGCCGACGACGACGTCCGCGCCGACGTCTGCGGGGCGCTGGAGGAGGGACATCGCCACCGGGTCCGAGCCGAGGCAGAACAGCGCGTCGTGGTCGTCGGCGAGTTCGCCGACGGTATCGAGGCCCTCCTCGATGGTGCCGAGCGTCGTGGGGTTTTTCGCGTACACCATCACGACGTCGTCGTCCATCGCGTCCGCGAGAACGTCGACGTCGACGTTCCCGTCCGCGACGGCGTAGCGCTCGACGACCACGTCCGACCCGGCGGTGTAGTTCTCCAACACGCTGACGTGGCCCTCACGTACGTACTCGGGGACGAGCACGCGGTCGCCCGACGCCTGCTGGACGCGCTTGGCGAGCAGTGCGGCTTCGGCGAGAGCGCTCGCTTCGTCGTACATCGAGCAGTTCGCGATGCCGAGACCGGTCAGTTCCACGAGCATCGACTGGTACTCGAAGAGCACCTGCAGGAACCCCTGCGTGACCTCCGGTTGGTACTGCGTGTACGACGTGATGAACTCCGAGCGCTGGGAGATGTGGTCGACGAGCGACGGGACGTAGTGCTCGTAGTGCCCGCGTCCGAGGAACTCCGTCAGGTCGTCGTTGCGCCGGAGTCGCTTCCGCGTCTCCGCGACAGCCGCCTGTTCGCTCTTCGCGTCGATGCCGAACTCGCCGTCGAAGCGCACCGACTCCGGGATGTCGAACAGTTCCTCGACGTCGTCGACGCCGACGGCGTCCAACATCTCGGCCGTCTCCTCGGGTTTGTGTGGGGCGTACGGACTCCCGCTCATGCTCGCCCTCCGCGAGCGCGTCCGCCACTTCCGGGTGCTGTCATGCGCGAGGGTTACGATTCGGAGCGTAAGATACTCCCGGTTTCCGGAACCCCGACCCCCCTGGAAGTGTACTCGAACGTGCATCTTCTCCAGTAGTGTCCAAGCCTTATCCACACGAACAGCCACTTTCGAGCTGCGAGACCACGCCGCATTCGCTTCTCGTTACCCGGCCGCCAGTGACTGTAGAAGACGCCAACTCCGCTGGCGGACCCAGTTACGCAACCGTCTGCCAACATCGGTGAAACTGACCGCGGCTGCAACGCTGATCGATAACACTCGGATGCTTACGTCTCGCCATGGCTCCGCAGTGGCACTTCCAATCGCGAGCACCAGCAGCAAGTGGACGGCTGATTGAGTGAGAAAGTACGCCGTGCTGGCCTGGAGTGACGGCCGGAAGCCAGCAATCCACAGCACGACCACGACGACTGTCCCGAACAGTAATCCACCGCTCACCGGGGAGACAGGAATTGAAACAGACAGTGCCCGGTGTAGGTCTAGTCCGAGTCCCGCCAGCGAAAACCCGACGAGAAACCAGACGAGAAGCAGACCTCCGAGCGAGCGGTCCTGTCTCGTAGACTGTTTCGTCTGGGCCGTCGACCGATTCATCGCTGCGGTCTACTCGTCGGCCAGCCAAGAATCTTGAGGTGGCCAGAGCGACAGGACCCCACCGCATTTACCGAAGATACCGTGCAAGTATCTAGTAGAGAGGCCGAGAAATTGGCTCGACAGAATCTGAACAACCAGTAGCCGCCAGCATCCGCGAGCGAGCGGCTCGAACGAGCCCGAGCGAAGCGGTTCACTGCGCGAACGAGCATCGCGAGTGAGCGGAGGCCGACGACTGAACGGAGTCGTTCGAAAGAGCGCGCACGCTCTTTCGTGATGACGAGAGACGCCTCCGGCGTCTCTCGAACCACGAAGCGAAGTGAGGGAGGAGTGCTTTTAGTGCAGGTTTTGCCGAGGGTCGCCGTAGGCGACCCGCAGCGCAAAACGTGCGTTCTAGGCGATCTGTTCTTCGTACTCCTCGGCCGTGAGCAGTTCGTCGAGTTCGTCCTCGTCGAAGTCGAGTTCGAGGAGCCACCCCTCTCCGAACGGGTCGTCGTTGACGAGTTCGGGCTGGTCGCCGAGCGCGTCGTTGACTGCCGTCACGTCGCCCGAAACCGGGGCGTAGACGTCGGAGACGGCTTTGATGGATTCGACGACGCCGAAGGTGTCGTCGGCGTCGAGGTGGTCGCCCTCGCTGGGGAGTTCGACGAAGACGATGTCGCCGAGTTCGTCCTGGGCGAACTCCGAGATGCCGACGCGGCCGGTGTCGGGGTCGATCCATTCGTGCGATTCGAGGTAGTACAGGTCTTGGGGTACGTCGAAGCTCATTGGTCGATGAACGGTGGGGTGGTGAGTTTCGCTTTCTTGCCGGTGCCTCGCACGACGACGTGGACGAGCGTCCCGTCGTCGGCGTGTTCTGCGTCCACGTAGCCGAGGCCGATGGGTTCCTCGAGCGTCGGACTCATGGTGCCGCTGGTGACCTCGCCGAGATGGTCGCCGTCGGGGGTCGTGATCTCGTAGCCGTGGCGCGGGACGCCGCGGTCGACGAGGCGGAGGCCGACGAACTTCTCGTCGACGCCCTGTTCTTTCTGGACTTCGAGGGCGTCGCGGCCGACGAACTCGGTGTCGAGTTTGACGGTGAAGCCGATGCCGGCCTCGTAGGGCGTTCGGGGGTTCTCCTCGGAGTGGAAGTCCTGGCCGGAGAGCAGTAGTCCGATTTCGAGGCGGAGCGTGTCCCGGGCGCCGAGGCCGCAGGGCTGGGCGTCGTCTGCAAAGCGGTCCCAGACCGCGCCCGCGCCGTCGGCGGGGAAGACGAGTTCGAAGCCGTCTTCGCCCGTGTAGCCGGTGTTGGCGACCAGGCACTCGACGCCCGCGACGTCAGCGTGCGTCGCCTCGAACGGCGAGAGGTCGAGGACGCCGTCGGCGTCGGGGTTGGTGACGTCCGCGGCGTCCGCGACGAGTTGTGGGGCGTCCGGGCCCTGTACGGCGACCATGCCGTAGTCCTCCGTGACGTTGTCGACGGTGGCGTCGAGGCCCCACTCGTCGCGGTGGGTGGTCCACCGTTCGGCCATCTGTTCGTCGTGGCCCGCGTTCGGGACGAACAGGAACACGGCGCCGTCGTCCGCCGGGTCGTCGTCGGTCCCTTCGTCGCTCCCGTCCGGGAGGCGGTAGACGACGGTGTCGTCGAGGAGGACGCCATCCTCGGTCGTGATGGCCGAGTACTGCGCGTCGCCGGGTTCGAGTGCGGTGACGTCGTTGGTGGTGAGCCGCTGCATCAGGCGTTCGGCGTCCGGCCCCGACACCTCGATTTCGCCCATGTGGGAGACGTCGAAGATGCCGACGGAGTCACGGACAGCGGCGTGTTCCTCGCGGATGGAGTCGAACTCGACGGGCATGTTCCACCCGCCGAACTCCGTGAACTGCGCACCGCGGTCCTCGTGTCTGCCGAACAGTGGCGGCGTCCGAAGGGCCATACCCGAGGCGTCGGCTCCCGCGAAGTAATGTTTTCGTATCCCGGTCAGACGCGTCTGCCGGGGGAGTCACCCCTCGGTCTGTTCGTCGACGGCGTCGAGGCCGAACTCGGCCGCCTGGTTCCGCCAGAACTCTCGGTACCCCTCCTCGCCGGTTTCGACGGTCGAATCACCGTTCTGCACGGTGTCGAGTTTGAGGTTCACCTCGTCGAGCAGTGCCTCGCCCGCCTCGTCGCCGACGACGCCGTTTCGCATCGCGTCCATCACGGCCGACTTCTCGCGCTTGAGGATGCGGCGCTCCGCGATGAGCAGTTGCTCGCGGCGGAGTTCCGGGTTCTCCGCCAGGAGTTCCTCGATGGCATCAGAGAGCGTGTCGCGTTCGTCCTCGTACTCGTCCGTGAACGCGCGGTGGACGGTTCCCGGAATCTCGCCGCGGCGGTAGAGGCGCTCTGCGGCGTCGAGCGCGTCGTCGACGGCGCGGCGCCGGCCGACGAGCAGTTCGTAGAGGCGCTTGGCGTCGCTCTGCGTGACGACGCCGAGACGGTCGAGGAGGTTCGACATCGTGAGCCCCTGGACGACGAGGCTGAACGCGGCGACGCCGAACACCAGCGCACGCAACTGCTCGCGGAACGGGGTTCCGGGCGGGAGGCCGATGACGAGTGCGATGGGAATCGACGCGTGGAGCCCTCCCCACAGCATGACGTGTTGGTACGTCCACGGAATCGGCTGGCTGTCGACGTAGTTGTGGGTGGCGGCGCGGTTGTACACGGCGACCAGGGGGTAGAGTGTAGTCGCGCGCGCGAACAACACGAGCGGGACGGCCAGCAGGATGAGGTCGGCGTACCGGAGCAACTGGCCGATGGGCGTCTGCACGCCGATGGTGAGGAAGACGAACGTGTTCGCGATGAACGCGCCCGTCTCGAGCGTGTTGAACACGGTGATCTTCGTCTGCGGGCTCATCGCCTCCTCGGCGCCACGGTTGCCGATGAGCAGGCCGGCAGCGACGACCGCGATGACCCCGGAGACGTGGACGTAGTGCTCCGCGAGCAGGAAACTGCCGTACGCGAGGATGAGCGCGAGCACCGTCTCGGTCATGTGTTCGTCGAGCGTAGCCATCACGCGGTAGATGGCGTACCCCGCGAGGAGGCCGACGACCGCGCCGCCGAGCGCGGAGACGAGTATCCCGCCGCCGACTGTCGCGAGCGACGACGGGTCGAGGACGCCCGCCGCGGTGCGCTCGCCGTTCGCGACGGTGAGCGTGAGGTCGAGCACGGCGATGAACACGACGACGCCGACGCCGTCGTTGATGAGACTCTCGCCCTCCACGAGCACCGAGAGGCGGTCTGGGGCGCCGAGTTCGTCGAACAGAGCGAGGACGGAGACGGGGTCAGTGGGGAGTATCATCGCGGCGAACAGCAACGCGACGGTTATCGGGAAGCCGAGTATCGGCCGGGCGAGCGCCGCGAGCACCACTGTACTACCGAGTAAGCCGACGACGGCGAGTGTGAGGATGATCGGGAGGTTCCGCCGGAACTGCTCCATCTCCGTGTCCGCGGCGCCCTCGAACAGCAGCGGCGGGAGGATGACGAACAGGATGACGTCGTGGGAGAGTTCGATGCCGAGGTCGATGCCGGCGACGGAGACGCCGAGGCCGGCGAGCAGGAGCGCGATTGTGTACGGGAATCGTCCGACCTTGGCGACGAACACGCCGACACCGCCCGCGAGCAGGAACACCGCGACGAGGTCGATGAGCTGAGCTTCGATGCCGTTCGCCATTCGTCCGGAACGTTACCCCGGGCGAACTAAGCTTTTGTCGCCGCGAAAGAATGGTCACGGCCGAAGCGGCCGTTCAGTACGGGACGAGGTACAGCGCGGCGCCGAGGAACGGCACGAGGAGGAGCATCATGGCGATAGCGTACCCGAACATCTCGCGGGCTTTGATGCCCGTGATGGCGAGCAGCGGAATCGCCCAGAAGGGGTTGAGAAGGTTCGTGTGCGCGTCGCCGACGGCGTACGCGATGGTGGCCTGCCCGACGGGGACGCCGAGCTCCTGGGCCGCTGAGATGATCGAGGGACCGAGCACGATCCACTCGCCGCCGCCAGACGGCACGAACAGGTTGACCATGGAGCCGACGAGCCACGCGACGACCGGGAACGTCGCCTGCGTCGAGACGGCGAGCATGGATTCGGCGAACGTCTGCGAGAGGCCCGAGGCGTTCATCATCCCCTGGATGCCCGCGAAGAACGGGAACAGCAGGACGATGCCGGCGGCGGCGGTCGCCGCATCCCCGAAGCGCTCGCGGTAGACGGCCGGCTTCGTGTAGATGGCGAGGCCGATGAACAGGAACCCGAAGTTGACGACGTTGAGGTTGAGCGCGTCCAGTCCCCGGGTGGCGAAGAGGTAGGCGACGTAGAGGACGCCCGTCAGTGCGATGATGGCCCCGAGGATGCGGCTGTTGTCGATGCGTTCGGCGGGCGCGACCGGGCCGGCGCCGAGTTGCGCCTCGGGCGAACTCTCCATAGTTCCGCCGTCGGACTGCAGGTCCGACGAGGCTCGCGCTCCGTCCGAGCGCTCACCCCCGTCCGTAGCCGCCTCTGCGCTCTGGAGGTCGCTCTTGTCGACGTAGTCGTGGATGGATTTCGCTCGCTCCGCGGCCGGAGAGAGCAGGTAGAGCATCAGGGAGGCGTACACGATAGAGAGCACGGTGAGCGCGAGCGCGTACGTCGAGAAGATGGTCTTGGTCGGCGGCACCGTGGATTCGAGAACCCCCTGCTGGATGAACGCGTTACCCGCCGTCGCGAGCAACAGCGGCGCGGACCCGGAGAGCCCCCAGTGCCAGGTCAGGCCGAGTCCCATGTAGCCCGCGACGCACAGCAGCGGATAGTGGACGGGGATGTCCTTCTCGGCGGCGGTCTTCCCCATCTCGCGGGCGAAGATGGCGCCGAGAATGAGGCTGAATCCCCAGTGAACCCACGCGATGGCCATCGAGAAGACGGCGACCATCACGACTGCGCCGCCCGCCGTCGAGGGGACTTCCGTGAGCCGCCGGAGGGCGTCGTTCACCCGCGGGTGGTACGCGATGACGAATCCGGTCATCAGGATGAGC encodes:
- a CDS encoding short-chain fatty acid transporter — protein: MDSQSTGSRTSGNALERTGHRLADVVERWMPSPFLFAIILSYIVFLAGVLVEGAGPAEMVSYWFDGFWAFLTFAMQMALILMTGFVIAYHPRVNDALRRLTEVPSTAGGAVVMVAVFSMAIAWVHWGFSLILGAIFAREMGKTAAEKDIPVHYPLLCVAGYMGLGLTWHWGLSGSAPLLLATAGNAFIQQGVLESTVPPTKTIFSTYALALTVLSIVYASLMLYLLSPAAERAKSIHDYVDKSDLQSAEAATDGGERSDGARASSDLQSDGGTMESSPEAQLGAGPVAPAERIDNSRILGAIIALTGVLYVAYLFATRGLDALNLNVVNFGFLFIGLAIYTKPAVYRERFGDAATAAAGIVLLFPFFAGIQGMMNASGLSQTFAESMLAVSTQATFPVVAWLVGSMVNLFVPSGGGEWIVLGPSIISAAQELGVPVGQATIAYAVGDAHTNLLNPFWAIPLLAITGIKAREMFGYAIAMMLLLVPFLGAALYLVPY
- the gcvPA gene encoding aminomethyl-transferring glycine dehydrogenase subunit GcvPA; the encoded protein is MSGSPYAPHKPEETAEMLDAVGVDDVEELFDIPESVRFDGEFGIDAKSEQAAVAETRKRLRRNDDLTEFLGRGHYEHYVPSLVDHISQRSEFITSYTQYQPEVTQGFLQVLFEYQSMLVELTGLGIANCSMYDEASALAEAALLAKRVQQASGDRVLVPEYVREGHVSVLENYTAGSDVVVERYAVADGNVDVDVLADAMDDDVVMVYAKNPTTLGTIEEGLDTVGELADDHDALFCLGSDPVAMSLLQRPADVGADVVVGDASVLGLGTAYGMGLGVFACREEFLRQVPGRLVGASEDSDGNRAYTLTLQTREQHIRRERATSNICTNQAWVALRTAIHAAYLGAEGLVDLAEQMVELPRNLASELDDVSGVQAPVYDRHHFREFVAHTDQPAAAIADDLEAEGFAVHAVGEHELQVCVTDANVHATDALVGALQEVAH
- a CDS encoding DUF547 domain-containing protein, with protein sequence MFAPNADTTSPYDLAAASGRLLYASHNERPVGDLLSSLGALDEAVLDRLRSDSDAALAFWLNLHQAFTARRQLVDVGRSSRPFGVAGTSIGLDDIQHGILRGGKWKYGLGYVPNPFVRQFERRHELQEPDPRAHIALRRFEHDPDSAEAFTAANVDEELSEVTGEYLDAVVDYDSERDVASVSRLFFWFRGDFGGVPGVRSLLHRHEVVPPTATPRLDFLSKSTVDEANPGVRRDAPEDPQ
- the gcvT gene encoding glycine cleavage system aminomethyltransferase GcvT; this translates as MALRTPPLFGRHEDRGAQFTEFGGWNMPVEFDSIREEHAAVRDSVGIFDVSHMGEIEVSGPDAERLMQRLTTNDVTALEPGDAQYSAITTEDGVLLDDTVVYRLPDGSDEGTDDDPADDGAVFLFVPNAGHDEQMAERWTTHRDEWGLDATVDNVTEDYGMVAVQGPDAPQLVADAADVTNPDADGVLDLSPFEATHADVAGVECLVANTGYTGEDGFELVFPADGAGAVWDRFADDAQPCGLGARDTLRLEIGLLLSGQDFHSEENPRTPYEAGIGFTVKLDTEFVGRDALEVQKEQGVDEKFVGLRLVDRGVPRHGYEITTPDGDHLGEVTSGTMSPTLEEPIGLGYVDAEHADDGTLVHVVVRGTGKKAKLTTPPFIDQ
- a CDS encoding glutaredoxin family protein, coding for MGLTLYALDGCPYCETVEEALDDHGVSYETQWVDALHSQRNEVKRVSGQRGVPVLVDDDHGVTMAESENILDYVERTLA
- a CDS encoding cation:proton antiporter, producing the protein MANGIEAQLIDLVAVFLLAGGVGVFVAKVGRFPYTIALLLAGLGVSVAGIDLGIELSHDVILFVILPPLLFEGAADTEMEQFRRNLPIILTLAVVGLLGSTVVLAALARPILGFPITVALLFAAMILPTDPVSVLALFDELGAPDRLSVLVEGESLINDGVGVVVFIAVLDLTLTVANGERTAAGVLDPSSLATVGGGILVSALGGAVVGLLAGYAIYRVMATLDEHMTETVLALILAYGSFLLAEHYVHVSGVIAVVAAGLLIGNRGAEEAMSPQTKITVFNTLETGAFIANTFVFLTIGVQTPIGQLLRYADLILLAVPLVLFARATTLYPLVAVYNRAATHNYVDSQPIPWTYQHVMLWGGLHASIPIALVIGLPPGTPFREQLRALVFGVAAFSLVVQGLTMSNLLDRLGVVTQSDAKRLYELLVGRRRAVDDALDAAERLYRRGEIPGTVHRAFTDEYEDERDTLSDAIEELLAENPELRREQLLIAERRILKREKSAVMDAMRNGVVGDEAGEALLDEVNLKLDTVQNGDSTVETGEEGYREFWRNQAAEFGLDAVDEQTEG
- the gcvPB gene encoding aminomethyl-transferring glycine dehydrogenase subunit GcvPB, with amino-acid sequence MQFYDQARYETAEDDQYEPLLSEKDGDAVEVDSSLPDALTRDELSVPSLSEPELARHYVRLSQQNYGVDSGPYPLGSCTMKYNPKFTEDVAALDSAAVHPDRSAESTQGTLELLYDLQEYLGRIGGMDAVTLQPPAGAAGEFAGIRIADAYHEANGEGHRDEVLIPDSAHGTNFASAALGGYDVVELPSGEDGRVDIDALEAALGENTAALMLTNPNTLGLFERDIERIAEMVHDAGGLLYYDGANLNALLGRARPGDMGFDVMHFNVHKTFATPHGGGGPGAGPVGVTDELAAFLPSPHVRQSGDGSTERFELHEPTQSIGRVHGFEGNWLVLVKAFAYIDRLGDEGLEDASAKAVLNANYLAELVDYDVPLEPFHHEFVASAGDQDAADVAKRMLDYGVHPPTTKWPELVDEALMTEPTEVESKATLEDLADAFNAVASDDDDALAAAPERTTAKRIDQTSAARDPRLSWHDLE
- the gcvH gene encoding glycine cleavage system protein GcvH, which gives rise to MSFDVPQDLYYLESHEWIDPDTGRVGISEFAQDELGDIVFVELPSEGDHLDADDTFGVVESIKAVSDVYAPVSGDVTAVNDALGDQPELVNDDPFGEGWLLELDFDEDELDELLTAEEYEEQIA
- a CDS encoding cob(I)yrinic acid a,c-diamide adenosyltransferase, with the protein product MKIYTRRGDSGETDLRNMDRVSKTSPRIEAYGTVDELNALLGSVRPSGHDDVDDYLAACQNHLHVVQADFANPDPDEDDPVVGEDHVEELEEWIDDCEAELDPLESFILPGGSDAGAALHHARTVCRRAERRAVALLHDEDGVNEQAVAYLNRLSDALFVFARLVNQRDGVPEESPSY
- a CDS encoding tRNA-binding protein gives rise to the protein MTESPFDVRLQVGEVLDAEPFEAARKPEMAKLTVDVGDRTLQSAAQTGYNYDPSDLVGRQVLCATNLGTVNIAGYESQALTVGVPDEDGHPVLVGPDDDVPLGGELY
- a CDS encoding CopG family ribbon-helix-helix protein, which codes for MTVVSVSMPEELLERIDDFADDHGYTGRSEVVREAARNLLGEFEDRQLEDRKLIGVVTVLFSYETSTVEERMMGLRHEYEGLVTSNVHNHVGDHYCMELFILEGSLESISEFVGRVRATKDTLTVDYSVIPVDGFTPLSHG